The nucleotide sequence TGAAATATTTCTATTTGGCTAATTAAGACTAAAGAAAGAATGTATATGTATAATAAGTATATCATACGTATGTATAATTAAAAAATAGTAACTAAATTTAGCGTAAAATAGAATATATTTAAATTATTAAGTGATAGTATTTTTTGTCGAAATTGATTTTTTGGGAAATTTATAAAATTTTCCTTGACAAGTAACAATGGTTGTGATACAATCTGTACATAGGTCATGATTCTCATCCTGTGAATCAATGACAGAAATTTTAGGAGGTATTGTAATATGACAGGAAAAGTTAAATGGTTTAATGCAGAAAAAGGATTCGGTTTCATCGAAGGCGAAGACGGAAAGGACGTATTCGTTCATTTCTCTGCTATAACTATGGATGGTTACAAAACACTTGATGAAGGTGTTGCAGTTGAGTTTGACGTTATCGAAGGTGCTAAAGGTCCGCAGGCTGTTGACGTAAAGCTTGCGTAGTCTTTTAATATATTTTGATTGACTGAAAGATTAACTAAGAAATTATAGCTGCTCCTGCCGGGGCGGCTATTTTTTAAGATTTAAAACAAATGATAAAGTAAAATAAATTATAGTTGGAGGAATACTTATGGACAAGCTGATTAAAGCGATTACTAAAGATGGCTTTCTAAGAGTATACGCGGTAGAAACTACTGAAACTGTTAACGCAGCTCAAAAATTTCACACGCTTTCCCCGGTCTGCTGTGCCGCTCTTGGCAGGCTGATGACTGCCGGGCTGATGATGGGCGCCATGCTTAAAGGAAAAGAACCGTCGCTGACCCTGCAGGTTAAAGGTGACGGCCCAATCGGAATGATGGCGTCTGTATCCGATTCTATGGGTAATGTGAAAGGTTACTGTGCTAACCCGGTTGTTGATATTCCTTTGAGAGAGGATGGAAAGCTGGATGTTGGGACTGCTGTCGGTCAGGGGATGCTTGGGGTTATAAAGGATCTCAAAATGAGAGAGCCGTATATTGGTCAGGTTCCTCTCCAAACCGGAGAAATTGGGGACGATATTGCTTTTTATTATATGCAGTCGGAGCAGACTCCGAGCGTTGTTGCTCTTGGGGTGCTTGTGGATCGTG is from Monoglobus pectinilyticus and encodes:
- a CDS encoding cold shock domain-containing protein — its product is MTGKVKWFNAEKGFGFIEGEDGKDVFVHFSAITMDGYKTLDEGVAVEFDVIEGAKGPQAVDVKLA
- the hslO gene encoding Hsp33 family molecular chaperone HslO, whose protein sequence is MDKLIKAITKDGFLRVYAVETTETVNAAQKFHTLSPVCCAALGRLMTAGLMMGAMLKGKEPSLTLQVKGDGPIGMMASVSDSMGNVKGYCANPVVDIPLREDGKLDVGTAVGQGMLGVIKDLKMREPYIGQVPLQTGEIGDDIAFYYMQSEQTPSVVALGVLVDRDYSVKCAGGYIIQVMPECDDATLTKLENSIQGLMSVTEMLDKGMSVEEMLKYVMLGFDIEILETMDVGYKCDCSKERMERAIISLGKGQIQSIIDETGEAEICCHFCDRRYTFGEEDLKKFLETAK